From Streptomyces sp. TLI_053, a single genomic window includes:
- a CDS encoding acyltransferase domain-containing protein, translated as MPETSIAVLFPGQGAFYGRALADLRDEFPEVGPVLAEIGDAARPLLGDRAVDQLFATRTPDTEQLLREAPEALQLAIYAVSTATYAVLKARGLRPNVLIGHSLGEIAALVAAGAFTPAEGAEIVCHRSIALREAGLGDAYMAAIGTDAGRAQRLVDLVGDPLTGIAVENHAGQTVLSGRAETLDTIGRLAAVLKIDFARLKSPYAFHSPLLGPAAEKFAARIADIRQRPLETTVHSPITGRAYEDGDRLTELLAGHFTARVRFGDTVRELAGTGVSVFVESGALDALSRITGRIVESPVTTVPTLLPEAGGAAVLRQALDRLASVGAVAAGAGGGSPADQLRAALLSDVPAEDFEAFWNGRGVEVRAFAREAYLTYLGAKEEEPSVDAANGSLNGSLNGSLNGGVAAGPAAAVDRDTLVRQLADIYAEALEYPAEVFEEATDLEAELGVDSVKQTELLVRVGNRYELPPRPSDVRPAAYNTLGKIADLIIASGGSV; from the coding sequence ATGCCTGAAACTTCGATTGCCGTCCTCTTTCCGGGCCAGGGTGCGTTCTACGGCCGTGCCCTCGCCGACCTCCGGGACGAGTTCCCCGAGGTCGGACCGGTCCTCGCCGAGATCGGTGACGCCGCCCGTCCGCTGCTCGGCGACCGTGCGGTGGACCAGCTGTTCGCGACGCGGACGCCGGACACCGAGCAGCTGCTCCGGGAGGCCCCGGAGGCGCTCCAGCTGGCCATCTACGCGGTTTCCACCGCGACCTACGCCGTGCTGAAGGCCCGCGGTCTGCGCCCGAACGTTCTGATCGGCCACAGCCTCGGCGAGATCGCCGCGCTGGTCGCCGCGGGCGCGTTCACGCCCGCCGAGGGTGCCGAGATCGTCTGCCACCGGAGCATCGCCCTGCGCGAGGCCGGGCTGGGCGACGCCTACATGGCCGCCATCGGCACCGACGCGGGCCGGGCGCAGCGCCTCGTCGACCTGGTCGGCGACCCGCTGACCGGTATCGCGGTGGAGAACCACGCGGGTCAGACCGTGCTGTCCGGCCGGGCCGAGACGCTGGACACGATCGGCCGGCTGGCCGCCGTGCTGAAGATCGACTTCGCCCGGCTGAAGTCGCCGTACGCCTTCCACAGCCCGCTGCTCGGCCCGGCGGCGGAGAAGTTCGCCGCGCGGATCGCGGACATCCGCCAGCGTCCGCTGGAGACCACCGTCCACTCGCCGATCACCGGCCGCGCCTACGAGGACGGGGACCGGCTGACCGAGCTGCTGGCCGGTCACTTCACCGCCCGGGTGCGCTTCGGCGACACCGTCCGCGAGCTGGCGGGCACCGGTGTGTCGGTGTTCGTCGAGAGCGGTGCGCTGGACGCGCTGAGCCGGATCACCGGCCGCATCGTGGAGTCGCCGGTCACCACCGTGCCGACCCTGCTGCCGGAGGCGGGGGGCGCCGCCGTGCTGCGGCAGGCGCTCGACCGGCTGGCCTCGGTGGGTGCGGTCGCGGCGGGTGCGGGCGGCGGCTCCCCGGCGGACCAGCTGCGGGCGGCGCTGCTGTCCGACGTGCCGGCCGAGGACTTCGAGGCGTTCTGGAACGGTCGGGGCGTGGAGGTCCGGGCGTTCGCCCGCGAGGCCTACCTGACCTACCTGGGCGCGAAGGAGGAGGAGCCGAGCGTCGACGCGGCGAACGGCAGCCTGAACGGCAGTCTGAACGGCAGCCTGAACGGCGGTGTCGCGGCCGGGCCGGCGGCGGCCGTGGACCGGGACACCCTGGTCCGCCAGCTCGCCGACATCTACGCCGAGGCGCTGGAGTACCCGGCCGAGGTCTTCGAGGAGGCCACCGACCTGGAGGCCGAGCTGGGCGTCGACTCGGTGAAGCAGACGGAGCTGCTGGTGCGCGTCGGCAACCGCTACGAGCTGCCGCCCCGGCCGTCCGACGTGCGTCCGGCCGCCTACAACACCCTGGGCAAGATCGCCGACCTGATCATCGCCTCGGGCGGATCGGTGTGA
- a CDS encoding NHL repeat-containing protein → MRRRHGVLLTTALLAQLAAGPVPAVATAPDRPEPTVQCGVVRSGETPLGEAEVTLYQAGDGGHDEPRVLARTRSTEDGRFTLDYRRPEDPRAVLYVLADLHGPATLAAVLTGAAAPPELVVNERTTVAVAYALARFTGPAGVSGTHPGLQNAAAIAHNLADTGTGDIAATLAAPPNGHLTSTVAEFNTLANLLAACVTGDSCDRLFDLARRPGHERPHDTLRAAVDIAHDPGHNAAELFDLARTSPSYLPALSAAPAAWTVALRYDGNGHEIDGPGNIAFDADGNAWVTNNYRYDADPTVPVCGGRALLRITPTGQDAPGAPYRGGGLYGAGFGITVDAAGTAWAGNFGFQGDGCPIDPTPLERSLSRFTADGTPLSPPEGFQQGGIAQPQGMAADRSGTVWTANCGGTGVTRIPDGDASRAREIPLPGLQKPFGAAVDPTDRLWVTGNGNDSVQLLDPDGTPRRTVTGGGLRRPLAVATDSRGNAWVGNSGILPVPCAGSTADDLAAAATSATDDPATRPGASVTLIHPDGTPAPAPFTNGGLFLPWGIAVDGDDTVWVANFGGHRVARLCGTDLTACPPGYRTGQPLSPPDTGYPSDGLDRNTGIRIDPSGNVWLANNWRTVPFRTNPGGHELVLLVGAAAPVPTPLL, encoded by the coding sequence ATGCGCCGACGCCACGGCGTCCTGCTGACCACCGCCCTCCTCGCCCAACTCGCCGCCGGCCCCGTGCCCGCGGTGGCCACCGCCCCCGACCGCCCGGAACCGACGGTCCAGTGCGGAGTGGTCCGCAGCGGCGAAACCCCGCTCGGCGAAGCCGAGGTGACGCTCTACCAGGCCGGTGACGGCGGGCACGACGAGCCCCGGGTCCTGGCCCGCACCCGCAGCACCGAGGACGGACGGTTCACCCTCGACTACCGCCGCCCCGAGGACCCCCGCGCCGTCCTCTACGTCCTGGCCGACCTGCACGGCCCGGCCACCCTCGCCGCCGTGCTCACCGGCGCCGCCGCCCCGCCGGAACTCGTCGTCAACGAGCGCACCACCGTCGCCGTCGCCTACGCCCTGGCCCGCTTCACCGGCCCGGCCGGCGTCTCCGGCACCCACCCGGGCCTGCAGAACGCCGCCGCGATCGCCCACAACCTCGCCGACACCGGCACCGGCGACATCGCCGCCACCCTCGCCGCCCCGCCCAACGGCCACCTCACCTCGACCGTGGCCGAGTTCAACACCCTCGCCAACCTGCTCGCCGCCTGCGTCACCGGCGACTCCTGCGACCGGCTGTTCGACCTGGCCCGCCGCCCCGGGCACGAACGGCCCCACGACACCCTGCGCGCCGCCGTCGACATCGCCCACGACCCCGGCCACAACGCCGCCGAGCTCTTCGACCTCGCGCGGACCAGCCCGAGCTACCTCCCTGCCCTGTCCGCCGCCCCCGCCGCCTGGACCGTCGCCCTGCGCTACGACGGCAACGGCCACGAGATCGACGGCCCCGGCAACATCGCCTTCGACGCCGACGGCAACGCCTGGGTCACCAACAACTACCGCTACGACGCCGACCCCACCGTCCCGGTCTGCGGCGGCCGCGCCCTCCTCAGGATCACCCCCACCGGCCAGGACGCCCCCGGCGCCCCCTACCGCGGCGGCGGCCTCTACGGGGCCGGCTTCGGCATCACCGTCGACGCCGCCGGCACCGCCTGGGCCGGCAACTTCGGCTTCCAGGGCGACGGCTGCCCGATCGACCCGACCCCGCTCGAACGCAGCCTGTCCCGTTTCACCGCCGACGGCACCCCGCTCTCCCCGCCCGAGGGCTTCCAGCAGGGCGGCATCGCCCAGCCCCAAGGCATGGCCGCCGACCGCAGCGGCACCGTCTGGACCGCCAACTGCGGCGGCACCGGCGTCACCCGGATCCCCGACGGCGACGCCTCCCGCGCCCGCGAGATCCCCCTCCCCGGTCTGCAGAAGCCCTTCGGCGCCGCCGTCGACCCCACCGACCGCCTCTGGGTCACCGGCAACGGCAACGACAGCGTCCAACTCCTCGACCCCGACGGCACCCCCCGCCGAACCGTGACCGGCGGCGGCCTGCGCCGCCCGCTCGCCGTCGCGACCGACAGCCGCGGCAACGCCTGGGTCGGCAACAGCGGCATCCTCCCCGTCCCCTGCGCCGGCAGCACCGCCGACGACCTCGCCGCCGCGGCCACCTCCGCCACCGACGACCCCGCCACCCGCCCCGGCGCCTCGGTCACCCTGATCCACCCCGACGGCACCCCCGCCCCCGCCCCCTTCACCAACGGCGGCCTCTTCCTCCCCTGGGGCATCGCCGTCGACGGCGACGACACCGTCTGGGTCGCCAACTTCGGCGGCCACCGCGTCGCCCGCCTCTGCGGCACCGACCTCACCGCCTGCCCGCCCGGCTACCGCACCGGCCAGCCGCTCTCCCCGCCCGACACCGGCTACCCCAGCGACGGACTCGACCGCAACACCGGCATCCGCATCGACCCCTCCGGCAACGTCTGGCTCGCCAACAACTGGCGCACCGTCCCCTTCCGCACCAACCCCGGCGGCCACGAACTCGTCCTCCTCGTCGGCGCCGCCGCCCCCGTCCCCACCCCCCTCCTCTGA
- the leuE gene encoding leucine efflux protein LeuE: MLGVNDLTTYVLGALVIVLLPGPNSLYVLSVAARKGVRTGYRAAAGVFVGDFTLISLTSLGAASLLKANPAVFAVVKYGGAAYLLWIGVGMLRAARGLWREHRSPDGAADGTTETTGPGERPFRRALVISLLNPKAILFLLSFFTQFVDPSYGSPVLSFTLLGGILQGFSVLYLSVLIFAGTSLASAFRRRKRLSATLTGSVAALFAGFAAKLAVSSA, translated from the coding sequence GTGCTCGGAGTCAACGACCTGACGACCTACGTCCTCGGCGCCCTCGTCATCGTCCTCCTCCCCGGCCCCAACTCCCTCTACGTGCTCTCGGTCGCCGCCCGCAAGGGCGTCCGCACCGGGTACCGGGCCGCCGCCGGCGTCTTCGTCGGCGACTTCACCCTCATCAGCCTGACCTCGCTCGGCGCCGCCTCCCTGCTGAAGGCCAACCCGGCCGTCTTCGCCGTGGTGAAGTACGGCGGCGCCGCCTACCTGCTCTGGATAGGCGTCGGCATGCTGCGCGCCGCCCGCGGCCTCTGGCGCGAGCACCGGTCCCCCGACGGGGCCGCCGACGGCACCACCGAGACCACCGGTCCCGGCGAGCGGCCGTTCCGCCGCGCCCTGGTGATCAGCCTGCTGAACCCCAAGGCCATCCTCTTCCTGCTCTCCTTCTTCACCCAGTTCGTCGACCCCTCCTACGGCAGCCCGGTACTCTCCTTCACCCTCCTCGGCGGGATCCTGCAGGGCTTCAGCGTCCTCTACCTCTCCGTGCTGATCTTCGCGGGCACCTCGCTCGCCTCCGCCTTCCGCCGCCGCAAGCGCCTCTCCGCCACCCTCACCGGCAGCGTCGCCGCCCTCTTCGCCGGCTTCGCCGCCAAGCTCGCCGTCTCCTCCGCCTGA